The genomic stretch GATTGGCATTTTCTCTCTCGAAGATGCACCAGAATTAGCAGATATCTCGATCGCAGGAGTAGAAGATTCTCCGATTAGCTTCACTGCTGAAGACTTTACCGAGGCTTTCAGTGATGCAGATGATGACGAATTAGCCTCAATTACGATTAGTAGTGTCCCAGGTTCAGGATTATTAAGTCTCAACGGTAGTCCAGTTCGCGAAGGCGATACAATTAATGCCGCAGATTTAGATAATTTGGTTTACACACCAGATCCGAATTTCTCTGGTATTGATAGCTTTGAAGTCACGGCTTCTGATGGAACTGGCGTTTCCGAAGCAGCAACGGTAAATGTCTTAGTTAATGACAGCGAAGGTATTGAATTAGAATTACTCGACTCATTC from Oscillatoria salina IIICB1 encodes the following:
- a CDS encoding Ig-like domain-containing protein, with translation ELVATTDLLALTGIDDPEGISIDPETRTVYVAFDDDGNNGSQIGIFSLEDAPELADISIAGVEDSPISFTAEDFTEAFSDADDDELASITISSVPGSGLLSLNGSPVREGDTINAADLDNLVYTPDPNFSGIDSFEVTASDGTGVSEAATVNVLVNDSEGIELELLDSF